From Zea mays cultivar B73 chromosome 3, Zm-B73-REFERENCE-NAM-5.0, whole genome shotgun sequence:
TAATTGGAATCAAAGTGGGAGCAAGAACGCAATAACCCATGTTTTAAAATATGTATATAGTTTTATAAAATatagattatatatatatatatatatatatatatatatatatatatatatatatatatatatatatatatatatatatagacgaGCTAATGGAAGCCCCAGCCAGTTATATCTACGCGCAGGTAGGCGTGCATCCGATCGTGCACGGATTTGGCTCAtgcagattttagcgtaaaacgtgaaccaaaccagcgtaaatgagtacgaattttagcgtaaatcgtagatctgtttCATAACGACGAATGGGCCCAaacattacggcgtaaaaatcgcgcgcttccgatcgtgcgcgggttctagaTCAGGCGAATTtttgcgtaaaacgtgaaccaaaacagcgtaaatggatatgaattttagcgtaaatcatagaTATGTTTCGTAATGACGAATGGGACCCAAAAATTACAGCGTAAAAATCGCGTGcgtccgatcgtgcgcgggttctggctcggacgAATTtttgcgtaaaacgtgaaccaaaacaacgtaaatgagtacaaATTTTAGTGTAATCGTAAATTTGTTTTATAGCGACGAATGTGGCCCAAAAAATACGCCGTAAAAATCGCGCGTGTCCGATCGTGTGCgagttctggctcgggcggattttTGCGTAAAATGTGATCCAAAATAGCATAAATGGGTGTGAATTTTAGCATAAATCGTTGATCTGTTTCGTAACGAATTACAAAGTTTAAATCGCGCATGTTTATCGTTAGTTTCCGTGCATGTTGCATAGAAGTTTTTGAACGTAAAACACATAGACTGGACCATTTATTATGTAACAACCAAAAGGCAACACATGGTTCAGATCTCAAAAATAAGAAACCTGTCGTTTCATATCCGTGAACCCATAAATGATATACAAAATACGATAATGAGCAACACAATGATGGTTAGGATGTTAAAAAGGTCCATCATTCATGTCGCACACATCAATCAAGAACGATGTCATAAATATGACAAAGATGGCAGATGTCATGCCATAAATCATGTCAATATATGTGCATGCTGAACCAATAACAGAAAACACAATTGAAAAAAACAAAAATCATGAGAACACTTGGCTTCTGCTATAAAAATGCTTCTTATGCTTCTTTGTAGTGCTTCTTTGTAGCCTATACATAGTTCCTCCATATGCTTTTATGATTTCTGAAAGAAATAGGTAAGTGAGATGAAAATGAAAGAATACAGTCCAAAACTTTAGTAACTTACTTCTTTATCCTCTAGCATTTCTTTAGAACAATTATTATACATTTCTAGTACCACAATCGAGCCATACAAAAATTTTAAAGCCCAATGTTTCCTGTTTACCCCATGAAAAGGAAGGACACGATGCCCAAATAAGCACGCACACACACAATGGATAGAAACTTGACTGAGTTCAGCTACATGCATCTCCATGGATACCCTCGATTCTATTTCTGCTATAAATTGCAAAGTAAGTACCAAATGCCACACCAGGAAATACATAGAGGAAATGAAAGTGCATAGTAGCTGCTCAAGTATATAATAAACCATTATGTTGCTAGCATTTCagacagaagataaaataaaatatcTAATATCATGATAATGCAAACCATTACAATATGTTATATAATGCATGATGAGCAACGAAGAAAGCTATTCCAGCTAGAACACAAGCTTCAATTGCTTGTGGATAGATGATGCCAGCAACATAAATCATATATAACAAGTGTTTGTTAACCAACAAAGTTGCATATCACCTATTCGCAGGTATTGGTTCTCAatcaaaatcaaatcaaatttCTTACATAGCATAATCTAAAGGATCTCATCCCACAACACCATCCAGCACCCATAAAACCCCCATACCCATTCAACAAAGAATTAGAACATTATACAAGGAAAAAGTTACGGAACACCCAGGAAAACAAAACAAACCTTGTAGAATGAAGGGACACCCTAATTTGCATCATGTTTCTGACCAGCAGAGCCGTCACCCCAACTGGGTCATCACCTGGAACCAAAACAATAATAAGAATTGTACAGTTATGGCATAAGGTGCATCTGGAATGATATCATCTAACCATTTCATAGCACGAACCATTATCATTCTATATTATCAGAACAAAAAAATCATCATATTTGATACTCACTAGCATAAAGAAGCAGAGACAAAACTCTTTGTACAACCATGTCACACGTGAAGGAATACCACAATATAAAAGCTGATacgaaattaagaaaaatgatcATTTAAGAATTTTTTGCAAAATTATGCAGAAAGTGTAAAAACAAGTAACATGCCTCCTTCATAAAAGCGACAACATAAACACTAGTGCTATTACGCTTAAGGCCTTAACAACATTAGCAATCACATAAATTAAATAGATTTGCATAGCAGAATAGAATCATACTGTTGTATTTCGACTCATGGCCAACCACATTGTTGTGCTCATCCACAAAAATGCTTTTGTGAAAAAATCAAGCAAGCATTGTTGTGAAGAATTGTCAGTGAATGACTTGAATATGATAAAACGATCATGTACAATATCATAAGAAAAATGGAAGGAATTGATCCACAAATTCTAAAAGTTTCTCTTTAATACATGTTCACCCACACAAATTTCCACACTCCACTCAAAACTGTGTACTATAATAACTTGCTAAAAGTACACTTTGTAAGCATAATATTGCCCTGACTTTCGAACACCATCCAATATTTACAAAAACAAAGTTTGCATCAATTATACACTCAAATACTTAATTGATTCATAAAGAATTACTCATCTATCATCATCAATTATACAGACAGTACATCCATATCCAGATCATTCTTTTTTTAATTACATACTGAACTTGAATTTCGGATGCAAAAACAACTTCAAATCATGGTTCTTTCTTATAGTCAAATGTTGTGAGACATCGAGCAGCACAAACGATGTAAATTGTTGATTTTCTTTGTATACCACATAAACTCGACGATGCATTATTAATTGCAGTGTAGAGTTGGAAGATTTATGGTAAAGTCTACATTCTCAGGTACACTACACAAAAGGTGTAAATCAGGAGGTAGTAATAAGCAATGGTTATTTTCCCCTTCAAGAAAAATAAACAAGGACCCTACCTGTCGCAGAATTACTAACAAGATTGTTCGTGTAGCTTCATGAATTTTGTTGTCTCGAGCAAAAGAAGCCACCTATAACAACACACGCACGCGCACATACACACAATAATTATGTTTAATACATTTTGCAATGCAATAACAACCCACAAGGATAGAACTACAGAAGTCGATTCTGGTCTCAGACAAAAAAAACATAAGCACTAACATTAACTGTATTATCTTACTTGCCATTTAAAACAACCTAaaggtgtggcagaacctcccaagttattgggcccacatgcacctgtacttgtctcaaagacctcagatagctatgcatgtgcactaaataacttaacaggatccgtccgattgtcccaaggacatcggataaaccacttacaaccagaaccgcgggattaagtaacacagatcacacacaccaatatttttgcagcggaaatattattaccaaattttacaagttacaaaaattttacattattttatcggagtgattataagtttgaaatatatgctagctcaaatgaccatcctcaataagaagtataagggagttacttaaacttataagaaggccgagcccaccggcacttaacaccatcaacaacatCACAAAGTTaggacctgaaaaacaacagggaataaaaccctgagtatggaattactcagcaagtcttacccgactaaggaaaagactctcaagggtatgctggataaataggagtcaaggagaggctttagcaaaaatcaacttatacttttgcagaagtagcttactaaagtgagtccttactttcaatcttttaacgccatattaagtattaatagactctatttgcatctagtctaatttcaacatctcatcaatacaacatcattttttatccatagtgttcacatcctgactttaggttgcagggaagtgaccaagtcttcataaccgcgaaggtacggcgatccgaatcgattatactcagctgaggatctccaatcacacgacatatgtagcacttaacccttgcatatgtcaacccgccaccggggttcttaagaccagatcaggttcacgcaaaccgagagcacagatacaccaccgtccagcctcttgccacggagggtacacgctactctcgccaccgctccacgcccatttcgtgttatcttattctggccttagtctgcccgaggcaaggcttacccatgacgaggcatgtgaccagttaaagggtcctcggtcagcacgcctacatacgcgttaatccttaaccaacctgggtagaccatcacctgttcctaacccaagtctcaatttaagcatttccatccttaggattgtgtctgttccttaggatgaaagagcatcacggggaactttgcagtaagatcccactattgctccaaatgaaaatattcttgcaggtagaagtcctcctctccatggttaaattgaggacaacctctatccacaagatctaagcaaggctaagcatttttgtaaatcatattttgatacttcacagaagtatctataaaggtatggatatcaaggaaagcaatgcatcaaagggtttcaagtaactcctatgaacctaatgcacatttcactagacttaagtgtgcgaaaagtatttaaaacacaaggaaaggggttgcatgcaccggggcttgcctgggtaacactaggttagtgtttgttaggcgtCGATCACTTGACGACCATCCTTTGTCCTGATACTTGTTTCGTCTGTCCATCTCCAGTTTCGTTCATCAGCACCGTCTTGTGGTCGGCTCAGTTCTGGTTCTTCGCATCGCGTGGTTAACTCACGTACCTgaatgaatgcattatgcacatgaatgcatatagatcGGAATATTccaaacctaaatagtgctacgcgctAGCAAATTAAACACCTATAGCAAGACATCGCAAATCTAGTATGAAAATACTGGATGTCGATATCACATTAAAACTATAGCTATGGCATTCTAACTTAATCGGACTCAAGTCTAACCGCACACAACAGTAAACTATGTATAAGCATTTTCCTCTCCTAAAACCTACCCCAACGGACTTATAGAACTTAGGGTCATTACTTGCTTCAATTAACTTGTATAAAacactaactaacaaatcagcacACAAATGTAGCGTGCTTACAACAAACACGTAATCGTAACGGTATCGTATAAATTGGATTACTTCAATTAACCAAATTGACATAATATcactagaaaatctatcaactagCCGATAAAAATACTAAGCCTATATTTTACGTCATCAGCTCGCCTAAACATCTCATATATGTTTATCAATACAACCACACGTGACATCTACATATAACCATGCACGCTCCGCATAATCGACAACCTCAACCTAACATATATATCAAATAATTAATGTTGATTTGTCGATCGTGTTTGCGACCAAATCGATACTGACAATTACGATATCTACTCACTATGTTCGTCAGTCCAACTAATAGGAATAATAATTTAACTTACCAAGATCAAATCGATTTGAAATCACAAGAACGACGGCGGTTGATGGCACATATTAGCAAAAGAGCCGGAGACGATGACGTTGTAGGCAGCAAGGCGAGGCTGAGTCCGCCGCGAAGGAACAGCCCGCAGCCAGAGCGCTCGCGCGACGATCAGGACAATACCGATGAATCGACGACGAGCACCATAATCAGCCTGACTCGAATCCGCGAGATTGGTAATGATTTTCCAATACAAACAATTTGTCGAACGCTTGGCAGGTGCCACACGAACATCATGCTGCTAGCTCTGTCTTCACGGCTTGGGACTTGGCGTAGACGAGAACGACGATCGATGATATCAACGTGCCAGCGCGACGATTTCCATTTGATGACGGTGATGGCAGTACGACTTGTTCGAGTTGAGACGAGCGCGATCCAGGAACCACAGCAGTACGTCGATAAGTCCATGACGACACAACGAGGTGAACGCGACAACACACGGCTCAATGGGTAAAGAGGGCGCGACGGCTGAGGAGCTCCGTCCAAACGAGCCTTCGGACAGTGATGAACCAGACCGCGAGAAGGTCATGGTGCGGGCGAGTGAGAACGACGTTGTGCCGAAGTTGCAGAGAACGACAGCAGTGATTTGGTGGTGCTGGACACGAAGAACAACGGCACGACCGCGGCTTGAGCTGGGGCAGGGAGGGCTAGAGGACTGCGGCGTGCAGGGCTCCACGACGTTGGAATTTCTGGACGCGCGACGAGCTAGAGCAGAGGGCAGGGGATGGAAGCAGCGGCCAATTTAAACGGTGCTTGAGCGGTGACTGAGGATAGGAGCGTGCGGGATTTTTCCATGGGTCTTGAGCGGCGCACGCTGGGAATTGCAGAAGcttggaggaggaagaagataggAACGCATAGGGGATAAGAAGCATGCGTGAGATTTTTGTTTTCCCTTCAGGCTGAGCGGCAACCGGACAGATAGGAACGTGCGTGAGAGAAAAAAAATCAGGGTGCGGCAGTAGATAGAGTTGAGAAgattttttttttaatttctttctttatttttttTCCGAAAATCGTAGATATTTCGGATCACGATTCTTTTAGCGATGTATATGAAGTAGACAGTAATTGTGACACGGTTTTATTTAGTTGAACCTAAATGAATTTCGCCTGCTATCCAAATATTCAATATTTAGGACAACATCGGTTTGGTCAAACTCAGATTAAAATTTATCCGTCACCAAAACATAGTTGAGATGGTTCTCTCCAAATCTTGTTGGGTAATTTTCGTGACTGTTCTGGTCACGATGTAAACGGACCAATTTGCAACGAGTTCGGCTTTGGTATTTTAATCTACTCCGCGTGATTAGCCGAAACCAGAGCCGCAAATGTATACGCGATTTCGTCGCCAAACAGCGTGCCGAGGAATAAATTAAATTATATCCTCGCACACGATTTCACTCAGACGACGCACGATTCGGATTATTTTGCACCGAGTATTTTAGCCgccgagttcaaattaatttacCCGGGATAAAAATTATCCGAATAAAtcgagcttccgaattcgtattcgtgcgagcgatgaattttaaataatcatcggaCGCACCAATTTTTGGAACGACTATGTTCCGAACATTGCGAAAAATTCGGAAAAGCCCGGATGGATAAAAATAAACGACGTCGCACTCGCGGCAGATGACACCGATGCGATATAAAAATCGCGATCGacgaagatgtttaaaatttaaCATCCGTTCTATCCactgattacgtgcttaaatccgtacttgTTATCGAGCggcatataaacacctggggtgttacaaaaggTATCAAACATTCACACCTTTGAACGTGTCAAAACAACAAATGGTGATTAGCCTAGTTTATAGTAGCCCTCGGTGTCACATATTACTACTGGAGAATTCACGCTCTCTTTTATCGAAATACCAGATCAGCATCACATCTAGCATTATGTCACCAAAAAAATCTGAATTCCCAACCCCAATACCCGTGACATTTCAAAAGCATCAAAAATGAAAGGGAGACAAACCCACCTTCTTAGCGTCGTACGAGCTGGTGTCACCCCACCGGGCGTCGCGTTCCGTGGGGCTCGCTCCTGCCCTCGGCGACAACCGCCTCGGCATCACCGCGGCCGCTGAATCCACCTCGTCTCCTCCTCCACCCCTCTCCCCcacttcctcctcctcctccgttgtGATCGCCATGAAGCTATACCGGGAGTCTGCATCGCCCCCTCcaaccgcaccaccacctccCGGCTTGGACTACTGGCCTTGTTAAACCCGAGGCGGTCCTGCAGCGCGAAGAACTCTCGCGTGACCCCGACCGAGAGCTGCATTCGGCGGTCGCGGACGCCCTGCGCCGTGCGGATCTTGTTGTGCCGAATCGTCCGGAACGGCCGCTTCCATAGTACAGTCATGGCCTGGACGCCGGCGTCATCCACCACCGGCGGTGACCCGTTGCTCGACAGCTCCCTCCCTCCCCGACGCCTGCATAAAGGAAAGCAGAAGCAGAGGCTGTGAGATCCGGTAGCCACGGTCGTGCTGCGCTAGGTGGATCCGGATCTGGGCGGAGTGGTTGTCTGGATCGGGGAATGGGGTTCGGAGGCGACGGCGGCGTGAGTGGAGGTAAAACTGCCGCCACTGAAACCCTATTTTTCTTGCAAACAGCCGTCGTCGGGAAGGTTGGATAGTGTGATCCGATTTATACGATGGTGTTATAGCAAAATAAACGTAAACTTATGTACAACAAAGTATAAAGATGATGTTAGGTCGACCGATTAAGTGAGGGTCAGGGCTTTCTCTAATTAGatagagcccagggctcttatatatatatagcttatatattaggagccttgggcttccaataactagaggaagcccaggtcagacggtgcaatccggtcgagccggaccacaaccggacgtctataaaacaggacccggagtgctagg
This genomic window contains:
- the LOC100381790 gene encoding uncharacterized protein LOC100381790, with product MFVSPTNRNNNLTYQDQIDLKSQERRRLMAHISKRAGDDDVVGSKARLSPPRRNSPQPERSRDDQDNTDESTTSTIISLTRIREIGNDFPIQTICRTLGRCHTNIMLLALSSRLGTWRRRERRSMISTCQRDDFHLMTVMAVRLVRVETSAIQEPQQYVDKSMTTQRGERDNTRLNG